A window from Terriglobia bacterium encodes these proteins:
- a CDS encoding glycine cleavage system protein H, whose amino-acid sequence MTVILVLSTFIVFLLIDHFFSKKHAVRIAVQPVAVAPRESVPRLQPSMVGGFQVPENLRFHPGHAWALSESPSLVRVGMDDFASKLVGKIERLSLPQRGQWIRQGQKLASIYRDGAKVDMVSPIEGSVADVNDAVVQNPELARKDPYGEGWLVTVQSPDAKTNFRNLMGGALARWWTEEASSRLQRRMPAALGALAQDGGVAMDNLTAQLPEQNWTELTREFFLS is encoded by the coding sequence ATGACAGTCATTCTGGTTCTCTCGACCTTCATCGTTTTCCTACTCATTGATCACTTCTTCAGCAAGAAGCACGCGGTCCGGATTGCGGTCCAGCCGGTTGCGGTGGCGCCGCGGGAGAGCGTTCCGCGCCTGCAGCCGAGCATGGTCGGCGGATTCCAAGTGCCAGAGAACCTGCGGTTTCATCCCGGACACGCCTGGGCGCTGAGTGAGAGCCCGAGCCTGGTGAGGGTGGGCATGGACGACTTCGCCAGCAAGTTAGTGGGAAAGATCGAGCGGCTGTCGCTACCGCAGCGCGGGCAGTGGATCCGGCAAGGCCAGAAGCTGGCGAGCATCTATCGCGACGGTGCGAAGGTGGACATGGTGTCGCCGATCGAAGGCAGCGTTGCCGACGTCAACGACGCAGTGGTGCAGAATCCCGAGCTGGCGCGCAAGGACCCCTACGGAGAAGGCTGGCTGGTGACGGTACAGTCGCCGGATGCAAAGACCAACTTCCGCAACCTGATGGGCGGAGCGCTGGCGCGGTGGTGGACGGAAGAAGCTTCGAGCCGGCTGCAGCGGCGAATGCCGGCGGCGCTGGGCGCGTTGGCGCAGGATGGCGGCGTAGCAATGGACAACCTGACGGCGCAGTTGCCGGAGCAGAACTGGACGGAGCTGACGCGGGAGTTCTTCCTGAGCTAG